A region from the Dinoroseobacter shibae DFL 12 = DSM 16493 genome encodes:
- a CDS encoding Yip1 family protein, producing MTLTLNNLLSLVVQTLKAPREGASTVLSLGLPRHVLMQLLSLVVVLSVIAGQLGVFALGGGFEDGAMTGPFVMSPLMATFIQFALLIVLVSCVHVIGRALGGTGSFEESLALVTWLQFILLCLQVVQFAALILFPVIGSLIGLASIALFMWLLVNFVAVIHGFASLGLVFAGVLISAFGVLFAMSLLLAMLGLSIPGSL from the coding sequence ATGACCCTGACCCTGAACAATCTGCTGAGCCTCGTGGTTCAGACCCTCAAAGCGCCGCGGGAAGGGGCTTCGACCGTGCTGTCGCTCGGTCTGCCGCGCCACGTGCTGATGCAACTGTTGTCGCTGGTCGTGGTGCTGTCGGTGATCGCGGGCCAACTTGGCGTGTTCGCCCTCGGCGGCGGCTTCGAAGACGGAGCGATGACCGGACCCTTCGTGATGAGCCCGCTGATGGCGACCTTCATCCAGTTCGCGTTGCTGATCGTGCTGGTGAGTTGTGTGCATGTGATCGGTCGTGCCCTCGGGGGCACCGGATCCTTCGAGGAGTCGCTCGCACTCGTCACCTGGCTGCAATTTATCCTGCTCTGCCTGCAAGTGGTTCAGTTCGCGGCGCTGATCCTCTTTCCCGTCATCGGCAGCTTGATCGGGCTGGCGAGCATTGCGCTTTTCATGTGGTTGTTGGTAAATTTCGTCGCCGTGATCCACGGGTTCGCGTCGCTTGGCCTCGTCTTCGCGGGCGTGCTCATTTCTGCCTTCGGCGTTCTGTTCGCCATGAGCCTTTTGCTCGCCATGCTTGGCCTGTCCATCCCCGGGAGCCTCTGA
- a CDS encoding heavy metal-binding domain-containing protein — MIITTTNSVEGHKITAYRGVVVGEAIMGANVVRDFFAGITDIVGGRSGAYEAKLQDARDTALRELEDRAREAGGNAVVGVDLDYEVVGDSMLMVSASGTAVVLE; from the coding sequence ATGATCATCACCACCACGAACTCTGTGGAAGGGCACAAGATCACTGCCTATCGCGGCGTCGTGGTGGGCGAAGCGATCATGGGAGCCAATGTCGTGCGGGATTTCTTCGCCGGCATCACCGATATCGTCGGTGGGCGCTCCGGGGCCTATGAGGCCAAGTTGCAGGACGCCCGCGACACCGCTTTGCGCGAGCTTGAAGACAGGGCGCGCGAGGCAGGCGGAAACGCGGTGGTCGGTGTCGATCTGGATTATGAAGTTGTCGGCGACAGCATGCTCATGGTTTCGGCCTCGGGTACGGCTGTCGTCCTGGAATAA
- the sufC gene encoding Fe-S cluster assembly ATPase SufC produces the protein MLQIKNLHVKLEEEDKQILKGVDLSVEPGKVHAIMGPNGSGKSTLSYVLSGRDGYEVTEGSATLLGEDILDMEPEERAAAGLFLAFQYPVEIPGVGNMTFLRTAVNAQRKARGEDELSAADFLKEVRAKAKALKIDADMLKRPVNVGFSGGEKKRNEILQMAMLEPKMCILDETDSGLDVDAMKLVAEGVNALRSEGRSFLVITHYQRLLDHIKPDVVHIMADGRIIKTGGPELALEVENNGYADLLAEVA, from the coding sequence ATGCTGCAAATCAAAAACCTGCACGTGAAACTTGAAGAAGAGGACAAGCAGATCCTCAAGGGTGTCGACCTGAGCGTGGAGCCGGGCAAGGTTCATGCGATCATGGGACCGAACGGGTCGGGCAAGTCGACTCTGTCTTACGTCCTGTCGGGGCGTGACGGCTACGAGGTCACCGAGGGCAGCGCCACGCTGCTGGGCGAGGACATCCTCGACATGGAGCCCGAAGAGCGCGCGGCCGCTGGTCTCTTTCTGGCATTCCAGTACCCGGTGGAAATCCCGGGCGTGGGCAACATGACATTTTTGCGCACCGCGGTGAACGCGCAGCGCAAGGCGCGCGGCGAGGACGAATTGTCGGCCGCCGATTTCCTCAAGGAGGTGCGTGCCAAGGCCAAAGCATTGAAGATCGATGCAGACATGCTCAAGCGTCCGGTCAATGTCGGCTTCTCGGGCGGTGAGAAGAAACGCAACGAGATCCTGCAGATGGCCATGCTGGAGCCGAAGATGTGCATTCTCGACGAGACCGACTCCGGTCTTGATGTGGATGCAATGAAACTCGTGGCGGAGGGCGTGAATGCCCTGCGATCCGAGGGGCGGTCCTTCCTCGTGATCACGCACTACCAGCGCCTGTTGGATCACATCAAACCGGACGTTGTCCACATCATGGCGGATGGCAGGATTATCAAGACCGGTGGGCCCGAACTGGCTCTCGAGGTAGAGAACAACGGCTATGCCGACCTGTTGGCCGAGGTAGCGTAA
- a CDS encoding 1-phosphofructokinase family hexose kinase encodes MTRIVTLTLNPALDSSTDAEHVAPDLKLRCSAPRADAGGGGVNVSRAIAFLGGQSLAALALGGGPGERVRQLLRVEGIPVHDLGVAVETRQNLSVIARDTGAQYRFIMPGQTWTDVDVDRSCEALCKLARAGDLIVPSGSLPPGVGPGDLVALTNRLAVLGVRIVLDTSGAALQAFATGRAKTLHVLRMDLEEAQSLAGRDLDTVADVAQFGRELVDAGAAKSVIVAKGAEGSILVTSRGQGWHVRPPKVNVVSKTGAGDSFVAGFTLALAQGSSDLEATVRGVGAAASAVTTPDTDLCDGASAERYAALSTVTEL; translated from the coding sequence GTGACTCGTATTGTGACGCTGACACTCAATCCAGCCTTGGATTCGTCGACCGATGCCGAACACGTTGCGCCGGACCTGAAACTTCGCTGCTCTGCGCCCCGCGCCGATGCGGGGGGCGGAGGCGTCAATGTCTCCAGAGCCATTGCGTTTCTCGGCGGACAATCTCTTGCGGCGCTCGCGCTTGGCGGCGGGCCAGGGGAGCGGGTTCGACAGCTTCTTCGAGTGGAGGGTATTCCGGTGCATGATCTCGGCGTGGCTGTGGAAACGCGCCAGAACCTGTCGGTCATCGCGCGGGATACCGGCGCGCAGTATCGCTTCATCATGCCCGGACAGACCTGGACGGACGTGGATGTTGATCGATCATGTGAGGCGCTCTGCAAACTGGCGAGGGCCGGGGATCTGATCGTGCCATCGGGCAGCTTACCACCAGGTGTCGGCCCGGGTGATCTCGTAGCGCTGACCAATCGCCTTGCTGTGCTGGGAGTTCGGATCGTTCTTGATACGTCCGGGGCCGCTTTGCAGGCCTTCGCAACAGGAAGGGCCAAAACCCTTCATGTGCTGCGGATGGATCTCGAGGAAGCACAGTCGCTTGCAGGCCGGGACCTCGACACAGTTGCGGATGTGGCGCAGTTCGGGCGGGAGCTGGTGGACGCGGGGGCTGCAAAAAGCGTGATTGTAGCCAAGGGAGCGGAAGGCAGTATTCTTGTCACATCACGCGGGCAGGGCTGGCATGTGCGCCCCCCAAAGGTGAACGTGGTCAGCAAGACCGGTGCTGGAGACAGTTTTGTGGCGGGGTTCACGCTGGCTCTCGCACAAGGTTCGTCCGATCTGGAAGCGACTGTGAGAGGGGTCGGCGCTGCAGCTTCTGCTGTGACAACGCCTGATACGGACTTGTGCGACGGCGCGTCCGCGGAACGTTACGCTGCGCTGTCCACCGTGACGGAACTCTGA
- a CDS encoding SGNH/GDSL hydrolase family protein → MPGLTVVNAESGSWRLRTSLEARAMTSTLSFSNLATFGASLTDWGGMYGLTKDVIRVPLPLAKNGYSIGYSNGSVYTVYASDLLEIPTLENYAIGSASALGSTILEDFLEEKFIAYTIKVDRDDPRLKAEFNYTAQVDRFLEANAGVDLSGTMSLIQMGLVDYMNFFPNFSRGGPSSYSEFTVEVLGSVFDGVDRMMDAGVGQVVLNTLPDPSNFVFMSWMPSFYLRKVDNAVAHHNDMLQAEVATRAAAGENIVVVDMNALTAAIDDDPSAFGFVASAGSFISSSVRFWLSASSAPDEYDPDQVAFFDPFHPSTAYHGVMGVFQAESLTKATTVLEEDGAVFQGSAAGDMVLVRGDGATIMAQQGEDTVIGGVGRDSLSGGAGDDVLAGGSGDDSLDGGAGADVLAGGTGDDLLMGGDGNDVLIDGLGSDTLLGGIGHDVFLFCDPRLIGGQSGTDFDTFDGGEGHDILYLALGDAQRQVFETTGSLAEIGIFATGIEEVVLVAHRLELVDVSSDARLAEADLWGFV, encoded by the coding sequence ATGCCTGGCCTCACGGTTGTAAACGCTGAGTCTGGCTCTTGGCGCCTGCGGACATCGCTGGAGGCGCGTGCAATGACGAGTACACTTTCCTTTTCCAACCTTGCGACATTCGGAGCGAGTCTGACCGACTGGGGCGGCATGTACGGGCTGACCAAGGATGTCATCCGCGTGCCCCTGCCGCTTGCGAAAAACGGCTACTCCATCGGTTATTCCAACGGGTCCGTCTACACGGTCTATGCTTCGGATTTGTTGGAGATCCCGACCCTTGAGAACTACGCGATCGGCAGTGCCTCGGCGCTTGGCTCCACCATCCTCGAGGATTTTCTGGAAGAGAAGTTCATCGCCTACACGATCAAGGTCGATCGGGATGATCCTCGCCTGAAGGCTGAGTTCAACTATACCGCGCAGGTCGATCGGTTCCTGGAGGCCAACGCAGGCGTGGACCTGTCCGGGACGATGTCGCTGATCCAGATGGGTCTTGTCGACTACATGAATTTCTTTCCAAACTTCAGTCGTGGCGGGCCCAGTTCTTATAGCGAGTTCACGGTCGAAGTGCTCGGCAGTGTTTTTGACGGCGTCGACCGGATGATGGATGCAGGCGTCGGGCAGGTGGTTCTGAACACTCTGCCGGATCCCAGCAACTTCGTCTTCATGTCCTGGATGCCATCGTTTTATCTGCGCAAGGTCGACAATGCGGTCGCGCATCACAATGACATGCTGCAGGCAGAGGTGGCCACACGCGCCGCGGCCGGCGAGAACATTGTTGTGGTTGACATGAATGCTCTTACTGCGGCCATCGATGACGATCCCAGCGCCTTCGGGTTCGTGGCCTCTGCTGGCAGTTTCATAAGTTCTTCGGTGCGGTTCTGGCTATCTGCTTCGTCGGCGCCTGACGAGTACGATCCGGATCAGGTCGCGTTCTTCGATCCATTCCATCCCAGCACGGCATATCACGGTGTCATGGGGGTCTTTCAGGCGGAAAGCCTGACCAAGGCGACAACCGTGCTCGAAGAGGATGGCGCAGTTTTTCAAGGAAGTGCCGCTGGAGACATGGTGCTCGTGCGCGGCGATGGCGCGACTATCATGGCGCAGCAAGGGGAGGACACTGTCATTGGCGGTGTCGGCCGCGACAGCCTTTCCGGAGGCGCGGGCGATGACGTCCTGGCCGGCGGCAGCGGTGATGACAGCCTCGATGGCGGTGCCGGCGCCGATGTTCTGGCCGGTGGCACGGGGGATGACCTGCTTATGGGCGGGGATGGCAATGACGTTCTGATAGACGGGCTGGGGTCCGATACACTTCTCGGTGGTATCGGTCATGACGTGTTCCTGTTTTGCGATCCCAGGCTCATCGGAGGACAAAGCGGCACCGACTTCGACACATTCGATGGAGGAGAAGGCCATGATATTCTGTACCTCGCCTTGGGAGATGCGCAGCGACAGGTTTTCGAGACAACGGGCAGCCTTGCCGAGATCGGGATCTTCGCAACAGGGATCGAGGAGGTCGTTCTTGTCGCGCACCGGCTCGAGCTTGTGGATGTTTCCAGCGATGCGCGTCTCGCGGAGGCGGACCTTTGGGGGTTCGTGTGA
- a CDS encoding L,D-transpeptidase family protein, with translation MLPLLGAPVQAQSTAFKQAVAEAASGDPALAEFYRVRDFAPLWTSSGDRSRRAALLKALDTAWVHGLPEMRYDVEGLRAAFRDADSPRARGLLDVQASTVFLQYAQDVQSGALSPSRIDKTIVRSLPRRDRLAQITAFSKSNASRFIKALPPQSNGYARLMKAKLEMEKTIGAGGWGPKVTAAALKPGQSGPQVVALRDRLIRMGYLKRTVSATYDAALQVAVQRFQQDHGLAADGVAAKITLREINTEPTERLKSIIVGLERERWMNFELGPRHIMVNIPDFHARVMENGKEVFATRVVVGKNTSDRRTPEFSDEMDHMVINPTWNVPRSIATKEYLPKLQENPNAHSYMRLVDASGRTVNRAEVDFTQFNARSFPFDIKQPPSNRNALGLVKFMFPNKHNIYLHDTPAKSLFGRESRAYSHGCVRVADPFDFAYELLSKQERDPEGFFKTTLAKGKETWVYLDKPVPVHLVYQTAFAPAKGNTQYRRDVYGRDARLWDALAQAGVVLRAVQS, from the coding sequence ATGCTGCCTCTTTTGGGTGCGCCCGTGCAGGCCCAGTCGACCGCCTTCAAGCAAGCTGTCGCGGAAGCCGCCTCTGGCGATCCGGCTCTCGCAGAGTTCTATCGCGTGCGCGATTTCGCTCCGCTCTGGACTTCTTCGGGGGACAGGAGCCGCCGCGCTGCGCTGCTCAAGGCGCTGGATACGGCTTGGGTCCACGGGCTGCCCGAGATGCGATACGACGTCGAGGGGCTCAGGGCAGCTTTCCGCGATGCCGACTCGCCGCGTGCCCGCGGCCTGCTGGACGTTCAGGCGAGTACGGTCTTCCTGCAATATGCGCAAGATGTGCAAAGCGGCGCGCTCTCGCCCTCGCGTATCGACAAGACAATCGTCCGCAGTTTGCCGCGGCGTGACCGGCTTGCCCAGATCACGGCCTTCTCCAAAAGCAATGCGAGCCGATTCATCAAAGCGTTGCCGCCGCAATCCAACGGGTATGCACGGTTGATGAAAGCGAAGCTGGAGATGGAGAAAACCATCGGCGCAGGTGGATGGGGTCCCAAGGTCACGGCCGCCGCGTTGAAACCCGGGCAGTCCGGACCGCAGGTTGTTGCCCTGCGTGACCGGCTGATCCGCATGGGCTACCTCAAGCGCACGGTTTCGGCGACCTATGACGCGGCGCTTCAAGTCGCGGTCCAGAGGTTTCAGCAGGATCATGGGCTGGCCGCCGACGGCGTCGCCGCCAAGATCACCCTGCGCGAGATCAACACCGAACCCACTGAGCGTCTTAAATCCATCATCGTGGGGCTGGAGCGAGAACGCTGGATGAACTTCGAGCTGGGTCCGCGCCATATCATGGTCAACATTCCCGATTTCCACGCCCGCGTTATGGAAAACGGCAAAGAGGTCTTCGCGACCCGCGTGGTCGTGGGCAAGAACACCTCGGACCGGCGCACGCCGGAGTTCTCCGACGAGATGGATCACATGGTCATCAACCCGACCTGGAATGTGCCCCGGTCGATCGCCACGAAGGAATACCTGCCGAAGCTCCAGGAAAACCCGAACGCTCACAGTTACATGCGACTGGTGGATGCTTCGGGACGGACAGTGAACCGGGCAGAAGTGGATTTCACTCAGTTCAATGCGCGATCTTTTCCGTTCGACATCAAGCAACCGCCTTCGAACCGCAATGCGCTGGGGTTGGTGAAGTTCATGTTCCCCAACAAGCACAATATTTATCTGCATGACACGCCGGCCAAGTCGCTCTTCGGGCGTGAAAGCCGCGCGTATTCCCATGGCTGCGTGCGTGTCGCCGATCCGTTCGATTTTGCCTACGAACTGCTGTCCAAACAGGAGCGGGATCCGGAGGGTTTCTTCAAGACGACCCTCGCGAAGGGCAAGGAAACCTGGGTCTACCTCGACAAGCCAGTTCCGGTGCATCTGGTCTACCAGACTGCTTTCGCCCCGGCCAAGGGCAACACCCAATACCGCCGCGATGTGTACGGCCGCGATGCCAGACTTTGGGATGCCTTGGCGCAGGCCGGGGTGGTGCTACGCGCGGTTCAAAGCTAA
- a CDS encoding YcbK family protein has translation MSDFNAGRVTRRALLGAFAATAISAAPVYSNAFGFLRGGGDIRRLKMHSGRTGERIDTIYWVEGKYVKEALKEINYFMRDWRRDAVAPIDRRTIDIMAAAHNMLDVDEPYLLLSGYRSPQTNAMLRSRSRGVAKNSLHMQGQAADLRLGSRSVRQIAAAAAACKAGGVGKYSGSQFVHMDCGPVRVWGR, from the coding sequence ATGAGCGACTTCAATGCTGGCCGCGTAACGCGGCGCGCGTTGCTCGGAGCATTTGCGGCAACAGCAATCTCTGCAGCACCGGTGTATTCTAATGCCTTCGGCTTCCTGCGCGGCGGCGGCGACATCCGTCGGCTCAAGATGCATTCAGGGCGCACCGGCGAACGCATCGACACGATCTACTGGGTCGAAGGCAAATACGTCAAGGAAGCCCTGAAGGAAATCAATTACTTCATGCGGGATTGGCGCCGGGACGCCGTTGCGCCGATCGATCGAAGGACAATCGATATCATGGCCGCGGCCCACAACATGCTGGACGTGGACGAGCCTTACTTGCTCCTGTCCGGGTATCGTAGCCCGCAGACCAACGCGATGCTTCGCAGTCGGTCGCGCGGCGTAGCCAAGAATTCGCTTCACATGCAGGGTCAGGCGGCAGACCTGCGGCTCGGCTCTCGCAGCGTGCGCCAGATCGCAGCCGCCGCCGCCGCGTGCAAGGCGGGCGGCGTTGGCAAGTATTCCGGAAGCCAGTTCGTGCACATGGATTGTGGACCGGTACGCGTCTGGGGCCGCTGA
- a CDS encoding YIP1 family protein has protein sequence MSVSAEIVRAYRAPRDVLRRQLAAEKNEGRVLMYLTVACLLFFVAQWPRLSREAFLDPSIPLEARLGGALLGWLFIAPLALYGVAALTRLLARLFGGHGSFYGARLTLFWSLLVISPLVLLLGLVSGFIGQGPAQNATGLLLLGAFLYIWGSGLWEAERPPVQTS, from the coding sequence ATGTCTGTCTCGGCCGAGATCGTCCGCGCTTACCGGGCGCCGCGGGATGTCCTGCGGCGCCAGCTTGCGGCGGAAAAGAACGAAGGACGGGTTCTGATGTACCTCACGGTCGCCTGCCTGTTGTTTTTCGTTGCGCAGTGGCCTCGGTTGTCACGAGAGGCGTTTCTTGACCCCAGCATTCCGCTCGAAGCCCGTCTTGGCGGAGCTTTGCTGGGCTGGTTGTTCATTGCGCCCCTCGCGCTTTATGGCGTCGCTGCTCTGACGCGCCTGCTTGCACGGCTTTTCGGGGGCCATGGGAGCTTTTATGGCGCACGCCTGACACTCTTCTGGAGCCTGCTGGTGATCTCGCCCCTTGTTCTGCTGCTTGGACTCGTGTCGGGCTTCATCGGACAGGGCCCGGCACAAAACGCCACGGGTCTGTTGCTTCTCGGAGCTTTCCTCTACATCTGGGGGAGTGGACTATGGGAGGCCGAGCGCCCCCCGGTTCAAACTTCGTGA
- a CDS encoding cysteine desulfurase yields MYNVDEIRSDFPILSRQVNGKPLVYLDNGASAQKPQVVIDAVTRAYAEEYANVHRGLHYLSNLATEKYESVRGTIARFLGVADENQIVLNSGTTEGINLVAYGWAMPRMVAGDEIVLSVMEHHANIVPWHFLRARQGVVLKWVDVDATGALDAQKVIDAIGPKTKLVAITQLSNVLGCKVDVKAITEAAHAKGVAVLVDGSQAAVHMPVSVDDLGCDFYAITGHKLYGPSGSGAIFIKSERMAEMRPFIGGGDMIRDVTREFVTYNDPPMKFEAGTPGIVQTIGLGVALDYMMGLGMENIAAHEDKLRDYARTRLDGLNWLNVQGQTPDKAAIFSFTLEGAAHAHDISTVLDKKGVAVRAGHHCAQPLMEHMGVPATCRASFGLYNTEAEVDVLVDALELCHELFG; encoded by the coding sequence ATGTACAACGTTGATGAGATCCGGTCTGATTTTCCGATTCTGTCGCGCCAAGTGAACGGCAAGCCACTGGTCTATCTCGACAATGGGGCGTCGGCGCAAAAGCCACAGGTCGTGATTGATGCAGTCACCCGCGCTTACGCTGAGGAATACGCCAATGTACACCGCGGCCTGCACTATTTGAGCAATCTCGCCACCGAGAAATACGAAAGCGTGCGTGGTACTATCGCGCGGTTCTTGGGCGTGGCGGACGAAAACCAGATTGTCCTGAATTCCGGGACCACCGAAGGGATCAACCTCGTCGCCTATGGCTGGGCCATGCCCCGGATGGTGGCTGGCGACGAGATCGTTCTGTCGGTGATGGAGCACCACGCCAACATCGTGCCATGGCATTTTTTGCGAGCGCGACAGGGCGTGGTCCTGAAATGGGTCGACGTTGATGCCACCGGTGCGCTTGATGCGCAGAAAGTCATCGACGCGATCGGTCCGAAAACCAAGCTCGTAGCCATCACGCAACTGTCGAATGTCCTAGGCTGCAAGGTCGACGTAAAGGCGATCACCGAGGCGGCCCACGCCAAGGGCGTGGCTGTTTTGGTGGATGGCAGCCAGGCGGCCGTTCATATGCCCGTGAGTGTCGACGATCTTGGCTGCGATTTCTATGCCATCACAGGGCACAAGCTCTATGGGCCCTCGGGGTCCGGTGCGATCTTCATCAAGTCCGAGCGGATGGCTGAGATGCGGCCTTTCATCGGGGGTGGGGATATGATCCGCGATGTGACGCGGGAGTTTGTCACCTACAACGACCCGCCAATGAAGTTCGAGGCCGGCACACCGGGTATTGTGCAGACCATCGGACTTGGCGTGGCTCTCGATTACATGATGGGTCTTGGGATGGAGAATATCGCTGCCCATGAAGACAAGCTGCGGGATTATGCGCGCACCCGGCTCGATGGATTGAACTGGTTGAATGTGCAGGGTCAGACACCGGACAAGGCTGCTATTTTCTCGTTCACGCTGGAGGGGGCAGCACATGCCCATGATATCTCCACCGTGCTAGACAAGAAGGGCGTTGCAGTACGCGCTGGCCATCACTGCGCCCAGCCTTTGATGGAACATATGGGCGTTCCAGCGACCTGTCGCGCATCCTTCGGGCTCTACAATACAGAGGCCGAGGTGGATGTGCTGGTGGATGCGCTGGAGCTTTGTCACGAGCTGTTCGGGTAG
- a CDS encoding SufB/SufD family protein, protein MAFPQTKQTATEARLAALSMPDCGTWASEARAAALSRVQNMGLPGRRDEYWKYTNPTRLTDAAPTPAALFEPNETPVFGTMDRIKIVFVDGVFDESASDDLSGDNVVIERLAEAQLADIHWAKEVYGVLETRGQTPVARPLAALNTAFASDGVLIHATGPVSKPVSLIYLHKDEASDAILHHAIKVETGASLTVLENGPAAARFNKCMEIEIADGGEFHHVRTQGRDHERQAATHMFTRLGAESVFKSFTMTANGVLTRNEVIIEMTGDNGVAHVAGCCVGDGDFHHDDTVFVTHDALNCESRQVFKKVLRNGATGVFQGKILVKEGAQKTDGYQISQSLLLDEDSQFLAKPELEIYADDVACSHGSTSGAIDEEGLFYLRSRGIPEGLATDLMVLAFLAEAIEEIEEEALAEEVTERLGNWLARRR, encoded by the coding sequence ATGGCGTTTCCGCAGACAAAACAGACCGCGACCGAGGCGCGCCTCGCGGCGCTTTCGATGCCGGATTGCGGCACTTGGGCCAGCGAGGCCCGCGCCGCAGCCCTGTCGCGAGTGCAGAACATGGGCCTGCCGGGGCGTCGGGACGAGTATTGGAAATACACCAACCCGACGCGACTGACAGACGCCGCGCCGACCCCGGCGGCCCTGTTCGAGCCGAACGAAACGCCTGTGTTTGGCACGATGGACCGCATCAAGATCGTGTTCGTCGACGGCGTATTCGATGAAAGTGCTTCCGACGACCTGAGCGGTGATAATGTGGTGATCGAGCGCCTCGCCGAGGCGCAATTGGCAGACATCCACTGGGCCAAGGAGGTCTACGGCGTTCTGGAGACCCGTGGGCAGACCCCGGTTGCGCGTCCCCTCGCGGCGCTGAACACGGCTTTTGCCTCCGATGGCGTGCTGATCCATGCGACAGGCCCGGTCTCCAAGCCGGTTTCTCTGATCTATCTGCACAAGGACGAAGCGTCGGACGCTATCCTGCACCATGCGATCAAGGTGGAGACCGGCGCCTCCCTTACTGTTCTGGAGAACGGGCCAGCAGCGGCGCGGTTCAACAAGTGCATGGAGATCGAGATCGCCGATGGCGGTGAGTTCCACCATGTGCGGACCCAGGGCCGTGATCACGAACGTCAGGCCGCGACCCACATGTTCACAAGGCTCGGGGCGGAATCGGTCTTCAAGTCCTTCACCATGACCGCCAATGGCGTGCTGACCCGCAACGAGGTCATCATCGAGATGACTGGCGACAATGGTGTTGCTCATGTGGCGGGCTGCTGTGTCGGGGATGGGGATTTTCACCATGACGATACGGTGTTCGTGACCCATGACGCGCTGAACTGTGAAAGCCGCCAGGTGTTCAAGAAAGTGCTGCGCAATGGTGCGACTGGCGTTTTCCAGGGCAAGATCCTTGTGAAGGAGGGCGCGCAGAAAACCGACGGCTATCAGATCAGCCAGTCGCTTCTTCTCGATGAGGACAGCCAGTTCCTCGCCAAGCCCGAGCTGGAGATCTACGCCGATGATGTCGCGTGCTCTCACGGCTCGACTTCGGGGGCGATAGATGAGGAAGGCCTGTTCTACCTGCGCTCCCGCGGCATCCCGGAAGGTCTTGCCACTGATCTGATGGTGCTGGCGTTTCTCGCCGAAGCAATCGAAGAGATCGAGGAAGAGGCCCTCGCCGAAGAGGTCACCGAACGTCTCGGAAACTGGCTGGCGCGCCGCCGCTGA
- the lpxD gene encoding UDP-3-O-(3-hydroxymyristoyl)glucosamine N-acyltransferase produces MVYSLSRIAEALGAQVVGNADLTVRGASEPAIAGPDELALAMDPKYADGLAQGKARAAMLWGDAPWQDFGLEGAILVSRARYAMSGLTTLMDPGPEIAQGIHPTAVIAPTAEIGPDAAIGPFVVIGRAARIGPRARIAAHCVIAEEAVLGEDTLLHAGVKIGARVILGDRTICQPGASIGSDGFSFVTPETSAVEEVRKTVGARGDAVGQSWTRIHSLGSVEIGADVEIGANSCIDRGTIRNTTIGRGTKLDNLVHIGHNVQIGEDCLLCGQVGIAGSSRIGNRVVLAGQVGVNDNIVIGDDVIAGGATKIFTKTPAGRVLLGYPAMKMQSHVESYKAIRRLPRLAQQVAELQKAVSKLTRND; encoded by the coding sequence ATGGTCTATTCCCTATCCCGGATCGCTGAGGCGCTTGGAGCACAGGTCGTCGGCAACGCCGACCTGACGGTTCGAGGCGCCTCAGAGCCTGCTATCGCAGGGCCCGACGAATTGGCGCTTGCGATGGATCCGAAATATGCGGACGGCCTTGCCCAAGGCAAGGCCCGTGCGGCGATGTTGTGGGGCGATGCGCCTTGGCAGGACTTCGGGCTCGAAGGCGCGATCCTCGTGTCACGCGCCCGGTATGCCATGTCCGGTTTGACGACGCTGATGGACCCGGGCCCGGAAATCGCACAGGGGATTCACCCGACCGCCGTGATCGCTCCGACCGCCGAGATCGGACCGGACGCCGCCATCGGCCCCTTCGTCGTGATCGGTCGCGCAGCAAGGATCGGCCCGCGCGCCCGCATAGCAGCCCATTGCGTCATTGCCGAAGAGGCCGTGCTGGGGGAGGACACCCTGCTCCATGCCGGGGTCAAGATCGGCGCGCGCGTGATCCTCGGGGACCGGACGATCTGCCAGCCCGGGGCAAGCATCGGGTCGGACGGTTTTTCCTTCGTGACGCCGGAGACATCGGCGGTGGAGGAAGTGCGCAAAACTGTCGGCGCCCGGGGCGATGCTGTTGGACAAAGTTGGACCCGCATCCACTCTCTCGGTTCGGTCGAGATCGGTGCGGATGTAGAGATCGGCGCGAATAGCTGCATCGACCGGGGCACGATCCGCAACACGACCATCGGGCGGGGTACCAAGCTCGACAACCTCGTGCACATTGGCCACAACGTCCAGATCGGCGAGGACTGCCTGCTGTGCGGTCAGGTCGGGATCGCCGGGTCGAGCCGGATCGGAAACCGCGTGGTGCTGGCTGGGCAGGTGGGTGTGAACGACAATATCGTCATCGGAGACGATGTGATCGCCGGGGGGGCGACGAAGATCTTCACCAAGACCCCTGCAGGCCGGGTGCTGCTCGGCTATCCGGCGATGAAGATGCAATCCCATGTGGAAAGCTACAAGGCGATCCGCCGCCTCCCGCGGCTGGCTCAGCAGGTCGCAGAGCTTCAGAAAGCTGTTTCAAAACTGACGCGTAATGACTAA